The following is a genomic window from Micropterus dolomieu isolate WLL.071019.BEF.003 ecotype Adirondacks linkage group LG12, ASM2129224v1, whole genome shotgun sequence.
ATCAATAGTCTAAAATACCAAGAAATCTTAGCTACCTCTTATATTCCCAACCATAAAAGAGGCCAAATTCTGCAGCAGGATGGTGCTCCATCGCATACTTCCATCTCCACATCAAAGTCCCTCAAGGCGAAGTAGATCAAGATGCTGCAGGATTGGCCAGTCCAGTCACCAGACATGAGCATCACTGAGCATATGTGGGGTAGGATGAAAGAGGAAGCATGGAAGACGAAACCAAAGAATATTGATGAACTCTGGGAGGCATGCAAGACTGCTTTCTTTACTATTCCTGATGACTTCATCAATAAATTGTATGCATCCTTGCCAAACCGCATGGATGCAGTCCTTCAAGCTCATGGTAGTCATACAAGATATTAAATTTGGATCTCACAGCACCACTACTTCATTTGCtgacatatttttgtatttgcagtaaATTTGTTCAATTTCTGGCGACAAAACTTTTGTCTTGCCAAAATTTGACCTTTCTGTCTTGTTTAAAtgataaatcttttttcagtgaaactaatttatttcagtgcatTAAACATCATTTGGGAGGGTTTTAGCTTTTCATATGAGCTATTTCTAACACcaattgattaattaaaagtCAGGTTAATAGCAGGTGTTTCTACAAAATAGATAAGCGACAAGACTTTTGTCAGGGACTGTAGTAGGTTTACACATGCAAGGCATTTTCTTTGGTATTGAGGTGCAGAACAATAAACATTATGTAGAATACATAAAGAAAGAGACCGCAAGTACTACAGGTCAAGaatcatatatatttattatttaaattacaaaacTATACAATTATACTAtggtataaatagtattttcccTTTGAAGTAAACCTGGGGAGCTAGTCTGAATGGGCCCAATGCAGCTGATGACATTAATATCTAGCAagtattgttatttttaatttacaggggctatgctgaagtttgtcagtagagtagatgctgcaTCATCAGTTGATACAGTTGATCCAaatccagcctcagccagtaccagcacagacccagtccagacgtcAACAAAACAGGGTCAATTTCCACTGGAAGCCTAGAAACATTTCAGCAGCGTACCGTTTATCCTGCTCCacattaattaatgtttttaatatgtcctttttgtgcttctaccttcttcacagctctctgtgatcCGCTTTGGTTCCATAATCTGCACAGCTACAtatcccacagggagcatttccgaataagagtgttttgcctgcctgattttgctgacatgtttagattttgttggggattagtgcttgctttttgtgctgcTTCATGGCTGGTGCAAATACTGCATCATGCTGTGCTGTTTCTCTAAGCCTAATAGCTTATATCTTGCCTGATATCATCCACTCGGTGGAGTGGGTGGATTCAGATCCAGGCAAACTTGGATATGGACCAGCTGCACGGTGGGAGATTTCTAGAGAACAACCATTGTAATTGCCAGTTCTCAGTTTAGGCAACAGAACGACTCTGTTAAGTTCTTCCAACAGAAAACAATAGCCCCTGTCTGGCAAGTTGTGAAAATCTCCCCAGGTCAGATTGATGAGTAGCTGAATGGGTATGCAGTGCTTATCTGGACATGGTGATGCTGTTGATAGTGGCACTATTAAGGGAGGGACAAGTCCCACAAGTACACCCCAGTCTACGTATCGGACTGGCAAAACAGCCTATTATTGTATGAGAGGGCTTGACAATATCTTGTTTCAGTTTATAAGAAAGAATATCTctgataaaaactaaaatgtagaCTAGAGCATTGTAATGCATAGTATATTAATAAGCTTCTCTTTTGCCTGATTTGACATTTTCCCACAGCTGTGGGGGGGCAAACACACTGATGTGACGTTAATTCCTGTAAACTTTGTCATAAGCTACATGTTCAGACAAGTGGAGCTTCGTCATTTGGAGTTATAATGTAATTGGTAATGTCAGGTCACATAAAAACCTTCACAGACTGCCAAAGTCTCGAGTGAAGCAATATTACAGGCTAGAGATATCAGGTGTCACATGAAAATCCATCCGTTGTAAATacataataacaaacaataagGGCGGTACAAGTACTTCAGTCTGATTGTCGGTGAAAATTTAACACACAGGTTAAGCGGTTGCTCTAACTGCCAAAGAGCACAAACGTTGAAGGTAGAGTGTCAACTTTCCTCTCTACATCGTGGGAGACTATACCTTTGTGATGCCTTTTATAATGATTTCTGTGCAGTGAGGCTTATAAAACATGATCAACTGAAAAGTGGGAGCTGGATCCAAGATTTTGCTGGGGTTATGATCCAGATCCTTCACAAACCACTTGCTGTTGACTGTCCCAAAGTCAGCAGGAAGTGAGTGGAgtgttattgtgtttgtttgttaagtatgctgctgtaaatgtattttgggaTTGATAGAATTGGGAGATAATACAATTCTCTAAATGTGAATACTGTGGAAAGCATCTGACCTTTTTGATTATCCCTTTAAAATGGCTGCCTCACAGATAAACACATCCAAAGTGGGACAAAAAACTCTCCCCCAGATACTTAGTCAACAAGATATTCTGctcaatgaaaacacaaaaactccCAACTAGCTGGAACCCAGATGTGCTTTGACATTTGACCGCCTCTCTCAGAAATCCTTCTAACTTAACTGGAAATTTGATCAttcaaacaataataataattaataaacatgTAGGCTTTTGCCTTGACCAACAATTCTCCCTCCTTTCTGGCCAGTTAGATGAACCCAAATCCTTTGGAAATCAGGCAGTAGTGTTAGCTTTCAGAAAAGAGATcgatcaaaaaaaaaaaaacaataataaaacaagagaaaaaaataccTGGAACAGTTCTGAAAATCAGATTTAAAATCTCAGACACCACTGGtttgatttaaatgaaatgcTTCCTATGTGCCTGTACAATATCATTTAACACCAACACTAAGATATGTTTGTATTAAGATTTTATGTACAAAATCTCAAGAATACATTCTCTGCAGGGAGACCGAGCTAAAACAAATGAAGTAATTTGATATCGTAAAGACATTTATGGCTTTGTCATTTTACTTACAAAACCTTAGGGATTTGTGaactataataaaaacaaatgagctCACAAAAAAGACCCCTGAGAAAGTTCCTGTTTTGTTGAATTCCTTCAAAGTCAAAATATGACGTTTTGTAGgttttaatgtaaacaaaacagagaaatgttAAACAACAGTGTGCTATGTCTCCATAACCAGGAATTTATCACATTGTATCAACGTATCAGGTTGTTAACATGGAAAGAGATGACCCGAAGAGTTCTATATGAAGTATAAATGAAAATTAACCCATATCAATCCATGTGTTACGTTTGCGTTGGAGAGAAAGGAAGCTGTAGGGAATCACCTTGTGCAACAACATAACCCTTGCCCTGGGGGAACCACGCCTGCAGAGCTTCTGTCCAGCTGCCAGTGTTGCAGAAAGTCACCAGGATGTCAAACACTGTGGACGGAGAGAGACTtcatcaacaacaaatacaacacagCTTCAGTTGTACTGCGTATAAAAAAGTGATTACTCGCCTTGATTAACAGCCAGGATCTTTGAGTGGAAGTTCTTAATGTTGTCTTTCTTCACCATGTACTCATCTATGGGCAGCCTCGCCGTCTGAACGCTCAGGTCTCTGGCCCTCGAGAAACTCAACTTCTGCAGACAGCAAAATGCATTAACATAATCTCATTGCATTAATATGAGGAGCTACTGGATTTTACTCGACCTGGATAGAAAAAGGAGGTTAATTATACACTGAATCAAATGGAAAACTGACGTCTAATCAGTCATATTGAATAAGTTGATTgggttgctgccatgtgatgtCAATGTTGTGCAGTTATAATCCGTCTCAGTGTAAAATACCTTCTGGATGCTTTCATCCACAAGGCCCCCGAGGACATACACTTTGTCAGCATCTACTGTTTCTAAAGCTGAAATAAAAGAAGATTCAAAATAATATCAAAGACAGTCAAATATGCAAAGaaacaaggacacacacattatatatatatatatatatgtgtatagtGAAGTGCTTGttgtagtattagtagtagcagtagaagtAGTTAAAAGTTATAGTTGTAGTACTGTACCTATGATAAGTTAAGGACGCATGAACGTGATCAGAGtgtgccccctgctggccaaaAGATGCATTTCAACTAAAAACTTTTTATAAATATCTATAAAATTTAACCCTTCTTAAAAGTAAATCTGTTCTgcattaacatatttttttcataaatgagACAAAATCTTCAAACCTTCTTCAGCATCTGGTGTGAGGTAGACGATAGTTTCAGGAGGAAAAAGGTTCAGACAGCTGTCTTCTGTTATGTCcatctgaaaaatgaaaataattaaataaatacatttaaaaaaattaattaatttaaaaaaatgtgcagCTAAATATTCAAACTATTACTGTCCCAGATTACAGAGGAAGTGAATGAACTGTGATCTATGTTTATGGCACAAACGCAGTGAAATAGCCTTAAAGTATAATTTGTACGTTTCACCATGTTCACAAGATAATTAACCTATAACATATGCaacacattatatttatttgacagttcAAAAAAATTTCACTTACACCTTTTTTTCAGGTTCAGTTGTTTCAGCTGGAGGTTACAGCTTATGTACATCTTGTGTTTTCGGTTTTTGAATAAAAAACTGCTGCTTTAGTTCAAAGCTTTTAAATAGGAAAAACAAACCTACTAACAAGATTTGTTCTGCTTTATGCTTCCTTTTCAGTTCAGGATGTGAACAACAATAATCACCATGTAGTTGAGGAAGCCATCGTTCATTCGAAGGCACTCTCTGTAGACACGACTgtcttctctcaggtctgtcaGGAAAATGTGAAACGGTCGTACCGCCTTCTTGTTCGACCCGTACAGCCTCCTCAGCTGGCCAGCCAGTCGACTTATCTCCTGAACCAGACAAACATACTCAGTTGAAGGGAAGTGAAGCTCtttggaaaaacattatttgacaCAAATACGGCTGCCATCTAAATTCTTAACAACAGGCTGTTTGATagttaatgatgctgttttgttcATCAGGCAGGTACCTTGTCCGACATGCTGTCCGTCATACTCAGGTCGACACAGAGTTTGAGCCCTGTGGACTGAGCCTCAGCTAAACGCTCTTTGGTGATTGCTTTCATGACCCGTTTGGTAAACTGAGGATTATCTGCTCCAGCCCCTTTATgacaaaaacacaggaatgacagGTGTTCTGGTTATAGACTGCAACGTAACGTACTTTCACTTTAAGTCTCcctacaaacacaaaatgagcaTTTGATCCTCTTCAGGTGAGCTTTACCCGACTCCTGCTCACGGTGGAgcttcctcctctgcttctcttctttcctcttgCTTTTCTTCGCTGCCAGCTGCCTCTCCCAGTTTCGCTGCTTCCTCAACACATTCCTCTGTTCATGAAACAGACACCATTAACAGTGTAGAATAACTACAGACATCTACAGATTTTTATAGGATACTACATTACAGAttgtttaattcattcattaagtAATAAGACCATGAGTTTAAATGCTGGCTTTTAGCTTGTTGAAAACTGATTTTTGATCTTATTTGAAGATTGggcttttaaaaacattttatgcaCCAAATGGTTCACAAAAGTTTCTGAAATCGTGGAGAATCATGTTTTATCAACCGAAGTcatctaaaaacataaaaaatacctAAATTAGAGATTTGAGGTGGTCACACCTgagtgaaaaaacaaatatgctaactatgtaaaattaaaattttgggTGTTTCTGACTGCACGAGACTATTTCAGAAATCAAATAAGATCATATAGATTTTTATACTGTGGTCCCAAGAAACaatttttaatttagatttatttttatagttgaaataaaaacagcttttaatgTATGACTGACTattgtgtgttgtgtatatatatatatatatatatatatatatatatatatatacacacacacacacacacacacacacacacacacacacacacatatatatttaaatgtattttaacctTTGTGAAAAGTCTTTGAGCACCAtgtaaagtgctctataaataaattgtattattattattattagtggtaataataataaggtaAGGTTGCTAAcctgaaaatgcacatttaaagaggtttaAAAGTTGTCCAAACTGAAGGCTAAGTAAACAAACTTACTGAAAATGATGCATCTTCTCTGCCTGGCCTGTCTTCCACCACATCAGTCTCCACGTCTATCTGAAGCAGATCTATCCCCTCAGAAACTCCATTCAGCTGCATTTCACACACATCTGAGTGAATATGGGCCATTTCAGTCTGCTGCTCTACTCTGTATCTTCTGACTCCAGCATCACCTAAAAAAGACATTGTTTGATTCCGTAAATGTCCAGAAATGTCAACAAAGAATGCTAGATTTGAGTAAATCAAAAGAGAGAGCGCCTAATTCTGTGTGAGAAGTCGTTTAATAAcatatatcatttttaaaaagttgcaATAACTGTTCTTAAAATAATAGTTTTTCTGAAATTCATTAAAGCACATTAAAACAACCTATGAATGATGtaaatgcagagagagagaaggagaaaacacACCTCACTTGAAGAAGTCGCTTCCAGGTTGCGAACATGTGAGCGGCGCATGTGAATGACGTCAGAGTAAACAAGGTGGAGAGAAAAATTGGGCTTCATGGACAAACCTTTTCAGCCGGCCATAAATAATCTACAATAAATCGCAAATtcggtgttttgtgttgttagtataatgtttataaataataatatatttaaataatccaacaatacaaaaacactaTCTACTCATAGGCAACAGTAGTTTAATTTCCGCTAACACGACAGAAGCGGCAGTCACTTAACATCCATCTCCAGTAATCCACAAGCATAAACtttgttgtattattttaaacatcAAACTACATCGGTCAAATATCCCAGAGATGTTTTACTTTCCTCAATGCCGCCACGGAATTTTGATTGCATTTCTGAAAATACAAATGACAACAGGCTATataggctgctgctgctgctgttaggGACctgtatataatattttccAAAGAGACAGTCTTTGTTCCTTAAGA
Proteins encoded in this region:
- the trmt10b gene encoding tRNA methyltransferase 10 homolog B, translated to MAHIHSDVCEMQLNGVSEGIDLLQIDVETDVVEDRPGREDASFSRNVLRKQRNWERQLAAKKSKRKEEKQRRKLHREQESGAGADNPQFTKRVMKAITKERLAEAQSTGLKLCVDLSMTDSMSDKEISRLAGQLRRLYGSNKKAVRPFHIFLTDLREDSRVYRECLRMNDGFLNYMMDITEDSCLNLFPPETIVYLTPDAEEALETVDADKVYVLGGLVDESIQKKLSFSRARDLSVQTARLPIDEYMVKKDNIKNFHSKILAVNQVFDILVTFCNTGSWTEALQAWFPQGKGYVVAQGDSLQLPFSPTQT